Proteins encoded together in one Nocardioides marinisabuli window:
- a CDS encoding sensor histidine kinase: protein MALLVAATLLLAGVLVYAIEARRLGEQTASAVDQELAELSALQEDGVDPTTGEPFADVATLLRLFMERNVPDDDELLVGWVTGQQVEYVSPRTDPLAEDPAFVDLVEPIVEEGGTVRAELPAYGELLVVAQPVAMRSGSQSGALVVVTRLDQTRAGLVETMRTYAIVSALALLVVTGAAYLLTGRLLAPLRTLRETAQEISETDLSRRLPVRGNDDITALTRTVNQMLARLESAFAGQRQFLDDAGHELRTPLTVLRGHLELLDAGDPDDVEQTRALLLDEADRMSRLVGDLILLAKSDRPDFVTPAPCDLRTLTEDVLAKASALGGRDWRLDGVAEVVVPADAQRLTQALLQLAENATKHTGPGDTVALGSAWEGGQVRLWVRDSGPGVAEADRETIFDRFGRGRVPEGDDGFGLGLSIVSAIAEAHGGRVGVEDPGPEHPAGARFVITLPAHPTEESTWPAS, encoded by the coding sequence GTGGCCCTCCTGGTCGCTGCGACGCTGCTGCTGGCCGGCGTCCTGGTCTACGCCATCGAGGCACGACGTCTCGGCGAGCAGACCGCGTCGGCCGTCGACCAGGAGCTGGCCGAGCTCTCCGCGCTCCAGGAGGACGGGGTCGACCCGACCACCGGCGAGCCCTTCGCCGACGTCGCCACCCTGCTGCGGCTCTTCATGGAGCGCAACGTCCCCGACGACGACGAGCTCCTGGTCGGCTGGGTCACCGGCCAGCAGGTCGAGTACGTCTCCCCCCGCACCGACCCGCTCGCCGAGGACCCCGCGTTCGTCGACCTGGTCGAGCCGATCGTCGAGGAGGGCGGCACGGTGCGCGCCGAGCTGCCGGCGTACGGCGAGCTGCTGGTCGTGGCGCAGCCGGTGGCCATGCGCAGCGGCTCCCAGTCGGGCGCGCTCGTGGTGGTCACCCGGCTCGACCAGACCCGCGCCGGGCTGGTCGAGACGATGCGCACCTACGCGATCGTCTCGGCGCTGGCGCTGCTGGTGGTCACCGGTGCCGCCTACCTGCTGACCGGGCGGCTGCTCGCCCCGCTGCGCACCCTGCGCGAGACCGCCCAGGAGATCTCGGAGACCGACCTGTCGCGCCGGCTGCCCGTGCGCGGCAACGACGACATCACCGCCCTGACCCGCACCGTCAACCAGATGCTGGCCAGGCTGGAGTCGGCCTTCGCCGGGCAGCGCCAGTTCCTCGACGACGCCGGGCACGAGCTGAGGACCCCCCTCACGGTGCTGCGGGGCCACCTCGAGCTGCTCGACGCCGGCGACCCCGACGACGTGGAGCAGACCCGGGCGCTGCTGCTCGACGAGGCCGACCGCATGTCCCGCCTCGTCGGCGACCTGATCCTGCTCGCCAAGAGCGACCGGCCGGACTTCGTCACCCCGGCGCCCTGCGACCTGCGCACCCTCACCGAGGACGTCCTGGCCAAGGCCAGTGCCCTTGGTGGGCGCGACTGGCGCCTCGACGGTGTCGCCGAGGTCGTCGTGCCGGCCGACGCCCAGCGCCTGACCCAGGCCCTGCTGCAGCTGGCCGAGAACGCCACCAAGCACACGGGCCCCGGTGACACGGTCGCGCTCGGCTCCGCCTGGGAGGGCGGCCAGGTGCGGCTGTGGGTGCGCGACAGCGGCCCGGGGGTCGCCGAGGCCGACCGGGAGACGATCTTCGACCGCTTCGGTCGCGGCAGGGTGCCGGAGGGCGACGACGGCTTCGGCCTCGGGCTCTCCATCGTCAGCGCCATCGCCGAGGCGCACGGCGGCCGGGTGGGGGTCGAGGACCCCGGGCCGGAGCATCCCGCCGGCGCCCGCTTCGTCATCACCTTGCCCGCCCACCCCACCGAGGAGTCCACGTGGCCCGCATCCTGA
- a CDS encoding response regulator transcription factor gives MARILIVEDEARIASFIAKGLRADGHQATVVGDGPTGLDLALAGEHDLVILDIGLPGMDGFEVLDQLRSQGSRLPVVVLTARDSVTDTVSALEGGADDYMAKPFRYAELQARIRLRLRQGQAAGDAVSSATSDALEVGGVHLDLRTRRARVGGQQVDLSAREFALAEIFMRNAGQVLSREQLLDHVWGFDFDPGSNVVDVYVGYLRKKFGARCITTVRGMGYRFDA, from the coding sequence GTGGCCCGCATCCTGATCGTCGAGGACGAGGCCCGCATCGCCTCGTTCATCGCCAAGGGCCTGCGCGCCGACGGCCACCAGGCCACCGTGGTCGGCGACGGGCCCACCGGGCTCGACCTCGCGCTCGCCGGCGAGCACGACCTGGTGATCCTCGACATCGGCCTGCCCGGGATGGACGGCTTCGAGGTCCTCGACCAGCTGCGCTCGCAGGGCTCGCGCCTGCCGGTCGTGGTGCTCACCGCCCGCGACTCGGTCACCGACACGGTCTCCGCGCTGGAGGGCGGTGCCGACGACTACATGGCCAAGCCGTTCCGCTACGCCGAGCTCCAGGCGCGCATCAGGCTGCGGCTGCGGCAGGGGCAGGCCGCCGGCGACGCCGTGTCCTCCGCGACCTCCGACGCGCTCGAGGTGGGCGGGGTGCACCTCGACCTGCGGACCCGGCGGGCCCGGGTGGGTGGGCAGCAGGTCGACCTGTCGGCCCGCGAGTTCGCGCTGGCCGAGATCTTCATGCGCAACGCGGGGCAGGTCCTGTCGCGCGAGCAGCTGCTCGACCACGTCTGGGGCTTCGACTTCGACCCCGGCTCCAACGTCGTGGACGTGTACGTCGGCTACCTGCGCAAGAAGTTCGGGGCCCGCTGCATCACCACCGTGCGCGGCATGGGCTACCGCTTCGACGCCTGA
- a CDS encoding serine/threonine-protein kinase has protein sequence MSQDAPTWDLHPGDQITPELTAVRLLGGGSTYEAYLAFDEVTYAPVVVKVVRPGRVDDASALRGLRREAQALAAVNHPVVVRGLRHEEEGPRPHLVLEHLDGPRLSTLLRRHGRLTEQQYLPLAIEVASALHYLRHVGWTHLDIKPSNIIMGAPARLIDLSVARPVDQARALTAVIGTDDHLSPEQADPSRGEGPGHASDVWGLCVTLFEAVAGHLPFDRPDRLGATPEERHPQLVQAPRPLPPRVPTEVEKVVLAGLEKRPEDRPLPHEVAQACEPVLARLPAPRLTGWRA, from the coding sequence GTGAGCCAGGACGCACCCACCTGGGACCTCCACCCCGGCGACCAGATCACCCCCGAGCTGACCGCGGTGCGCCTGCTCGGTGGCGGGTCGACGTACGAGGCCTACCTGGCGTTCGACGAGGTGACCTACGCACCGGTCGTGGTCAAGGTGGTGCGGCCCGGCCGGGTCGACGACGCCTCGGCGCTGCGAGGCCTGCGCCGTGAGGCGCAGGCCCTCGCGGCGGTCAACCACCCGGTCGTCGTGCGCGGACTGCGGCACGAGGAGGAGGGGCCACGCCCGCACCTCGTGCTCGAGCACCTCGACGGCCCCAGGCTCTCCACGCTGCTGCGCCGCCACGGTCGTCTCACCGAGCAGCAGTACCTGCCACTGGCCATCGAGGTCGCCTCGGCGCTGCACTACCTGCGCCACGTCGGGTGGACGCACCTGGACATCAAGCCCAGCAACATCATCATGGGCGCCCCGGCGCGGCTCATCGACCTGTCGGTGGCCCGGCCGGTGGACCAGGCGCGCGCCCTCACCGCGGTGATCGGGACCGACGACCACCTGTCGCCGGAGCAGGCCGACCCCTCGCGGGGCGAGGGTCCCGGGCACGCCAGCGACGTCTGGGGGCTGTGCGTCACCCTGTTCGAGGCGGTGGCCGGCCACCTGCCCTTCGACCGCCCCGACCGGCTCGGCGCGACCCCGGAGGAACGGCACCCGCAGCTGGTGCAGGCGCCCCGGCCGCTGCCGCCGCGGGTGCCCACCGAGGTGGAGAAGGTCGTGCTGGCCGGGCTGGAGAAGCGACCGGAGGACCGCCCGCTCCCGCACGAGGTGGCCCAGGCGTGCGAGCCGGTCCTGGCCCGGCTGCCGGCCCCGCGGCTCACCGGTTGGCGGGCCTGA
- a CDS encoding lysophospholipid acyltransferase family protein yields the protein MGFWSEGVDDVRRTARGWRWGRRSQVPRSAEVYVEPARSQVADSAWARRRPAIAAREVAQKLALEPVFRSQVRTRVEGLDVLERTRGPVIFVANHASHLDTPLLLLSLPDEWRRRTAVAAAADYFFDTWWRAVGSSLVFNTFPIDRRGGSISATPGEVLADGWSLVVFPEGTRSGDGWMHTFRMGAAYLSHTHDVPIVPVAHRGTFAAMPRGVGWPGRDAGGRRQLTVRFGEPLRAAEGESVREFAPRVRDAVAALLDEDRSTWWEAQRRRAAGTTPDPGGPDAATWRRVWAQTESPSVEPVTGPRRRVWRR from the coding sequence GTGGGCTTCTGGAGCGAGGGCGTCGACGACGTGCGGCGCACCGCGCGCGGCTGGCGCTGGGGTCGGCGCTCGCAGGTGCCGCGCTCGGCCGAGGTGTACGTCGAGCCGGCGCGCTCGCAGGTCGCCGACTCGGCCTGGGCACGGCGACGACCCGCGATCGCCGCGCGCGAGGTCGCCCAGAAGCTCGCCCTCGAGCCGGTCTTCCGCTCCCAGGTGCGCACCCGGGTCGAGGGCCTGGACGTGCTGGAGCGCACCCGGGGACCGGTGATCTTCGTGGCCAACCACGCCTCGCACCTCGACACCCCGCTGCTGCTGCTCTCGCTGCCCGACGAGTGGCGCCGGCGCACCGCGGTGGCGGCGGCCGCCGACTACTTCTTCGACACCTGGTGGCGCGCGGTGGGCTCCTCGCTGGTCTTCAACACCTTCCCCATCGACCGTCGCGGCGGGTCGATCTCGGCGACGCCCGGCGAGGTGCTCGCCGACGGGTGGAGCCTGGTGGTCTTCCCCGAGGGCACGCGCTCGGGCGACGGGTGGATGCACACCTTCCGGATGGGAGCGGCCTACCTGTCCCACACCCACGACGTGCCGATCGTGCCGGTGGCCCACCGCGGGACCTTCGCGGCGATGCCGCGGGGCGTCGGGTGGCCCGGGCGCGACGCCGGCGGGCGCCGCCAGCTCACGGTGCGCTTCGGAGAGCCGCTGCGCGCCGCCGAGGGGGAGTCGGTGCGCGAGTTCGCCCCCCGGGTGCGCGACGCCGTCGCGGCGCTGCTCGACGAGGACCGCAGCACCTGGTGGGAGGCGCAGCGCCGCCGGGCTGCCGGCACCACCCCCGACCCCGGCGGGCCGGACGCCGCCACCTGGCGCCGGGTCTGGGCCCAGACCGAGTCCCCCTCGGTCGAGCCCGTCACCGGACCGCGACGTCGCGTGTGGCGCCGCTGA
- a CDS encoding lactate racemase domain-containing protein, protein MTRPGFVLEVDDRTPPLVVHEGLGFRLEDFPLGTRVIYPPDSLPGVADVEGAVREALLHPVDSDPLPERLFAGMRLTIAFDDLSLPLPTMRRPDIRQRVIEQVLTMAAEAGVDDVEIIAANALHRRMTPAELEHIVGERVFRSFHPQGRLYNFDAEDRDALSHLGTTELGEDVEISRRAAESDLLVYVNVNLVAMDGGHKSVGIGLASYKSLRHHHNAHTMVHSRSFMDHERSAMHQSAWRIGRVIKDTVPVFQVETTLNNDVFPRPYEFLMKREWEWSVRDQASMLAVRRGLALAPQRMRHRLFHDLRAPYGLTGIAAGEVEAVHEQTLARVHRQQLVEVQGVSDVLVMGVPYLGPYNVNSSMNPVLATCMGLGYYFNSYRGHPVVRRGGAVILYHPLDEGFHQLHHPSYVDFYEEVLAETTDPAEIGEKYEQQFAEDPWYRHLYRTSHAYHGVHPFYMWYWAAHAMDHVGDVIWVGGDRRAAARLGFRAASTLADALEMASGTVGTSPSITYLHNPPHLLADVRV, encoded by the coding sequence GTGACCCGACCAGGCTTCGTGCTCGAGGTCGACGACCGCACCCCGCCGCTGGTGGTCCACGAGGGGCTGGGCTTCCGCCTCGAGGACTTCCCGCTCGGGACCCGGGTGATCTACCCACCCGATTCGCTGCCCGGCGTCGCCGACGTCGAGGGCGCCGTGCGCGAGGCGCTCCTGCACCCCGTCGACAGCGACCCGCTGCCCGAGCGGCTCTTCGCCGGGATGCGGCTGACCATCGCCTTCGACGACCTGTCGCTGCCGCTGCCCACGATGCGCCGCCCCGACATCCGCCAGCGCGTCATCGAGCAGGTGCTGACCATGGCCGCCGAGGCCGGTGTCGACGACGTCGAGATCATCGCCGCCAACGCGCTGCACCGGCGGATGACCCCGGCCGAGCTCGAGCACATCGTCGGCGAGCGGGTCTTCCGCTCCTTCCACCCCCAGGGCCGGCTCTACAACTTCGACGCCGAGGACCGCGACGCGCTGAGCCACCTCGGCACCACCGAGCTCGGCGAGGACGTCGAGATCAGCAGGCGGGCCGCCGAGTCCGACCTGCTCGTCTACGTCAACGTCAACCTCGTCGCCATGGACGGCGGCCACAAGTCGGTGGGCATCGGGCTGGCGTCGTACAAGAGCCTGCGCCACCACCACAACGCCCACACGATGGTGCACTCGCGCTCGTTCATGGACCACGAGCGCTCCGCGATGCACCAGTCGGCGTGGCGCATCGGGCGCGTCATCAAGGACACGGTGCCGGTCTTCCAGGTCGAGACCACGCTCAACAACGACGTCTTCCCCCGTCCCTACGAGTTCCTGATGAAGCGCGAGTGGGAGTGGTCGGTGCGCGACCAGGCCTCGATGCTCGCGGTGCGGCGCGGGCTGGCGCTGGCCCCGCAACGGATGCGCCACCGGCTCTTCCACGACCTGAGGGCGCCGTACGGGCTGACCGGCATCGCGGCCGGCGAGGTCGAGGCCGTGCACGAGCAGACCCTGGCGCGGGTGCACCGCCAGCAGCTGGTCGAGGTCCAGGGCGTCTCCGACGTGCTGGTGATGGGGGTGCCCTACCTGGGGCCCTACAACGTCAACAGCTCGATGAACCCGGTCCTGGCCACCTGCATGGGGCTGGGCTACTACTTCAACTCCTACCGCGGGCACCCGGTCGTGCGGCGCGGGGGAGCGGTGATCCTCTACCACCCGCTCGACGAGGGCTTCCACCAGCTGCACCACCCGTCGTACGTCGACTTCTACGAGGAGGTGCTCGCCGAGACCACCGACCCGGCCGAGATCGGTGAGAAGTACGAGCAGCAGTTCGCCGAGGACCCGTGGTACCGCCACCTCTACCGCACCTCGCACGCCTACCACGGGGTGCACCCCTTCTACATGTGGTACTGGGCGGCGCACGCGATGGACCACGTGGGTGACGTGATCTGGGTCGGCGGCGACCGGCGCGCGGCAGCCAGGCTGGGCTTCCGGGCCGCCTCGACGCTGGCCGACGCCCTCGAGATGGCCTCGGGCACGGTCGGCACCAGCCCGTCGATCACCTACCTCCACAACCCGCCGCACCTGCTCGCCGACGTGCGGGTCTGA
- a CDS encoding HAD-IB family hydrolase, with protein sequence MEQAPSGSVAERLAGSHVLLTGVTGFVGEALLHLLLEEVPGVRVSVLVRPKGSTSGTARVARMLEKPVFAAAVEAAGDVDALLAARVRVVEGDLVDVPDLPGDLDAVVHCAGDVSFDPPVDEAFATNVVGTRDLLERVAAAGREGGREVHYLHVSTAYVAGRRRGHVPEAPVEHDVDLEAELAWGLAQRRETEHRSRSADVLEEARKRAEKAHSRAGLLTAATASEQARREWVGAELVRVGTERARSLGWTDCYTFTKALGERVVEAHARAGHRVTVLRPSIIESALERPHPGWIEGFKMAEPLILAYGRGELPEFPAAADTIVDIVPVDHVVSAIVAALAHPPEPGEAAYLHVCSGDRNPLTFSELYAHVRAYFDEHPFEVGDRGAARLPDWRFPGAASVDRLLTTSERAFKVADYVVGHAPRSDRTRSVARELDRRGRRLDFLRRYLTLYQEYAQAELRFSDDRTSALRGRLSPEDQRTFAFDTAAVDWHTYLREVHCPAVTAPVRRLDELRARRQGTARGRSAGGARLPEVGGREAADPARVAAFFDMDGTLLSSNVIETFLWLRLQELDGAGRFAELVRVASRVPALVRAERRERSAFLRAVYRDYEGARLADLEAVADELLGDHVLSRLAPAAVRRVREHRRAGHRTVLITGAVRPLTRPLAPLFDHVEAAELATDADGVCTGHLAGSPLVGESRAAFMRDWAARHDVDLARSYAYADSHSDLPLLAAAGHPVAVRPDVPLYRHARRHHWTIVDWASPATPAGASTPRGRADDAGPGDVPLGAAHGRGPGGGLARARRLSGFAAPLRLVTTEPPVVRRPGWARLRTRLSGICGSDLSMLSGRTSLYFSAVVSLPFVPGHEVVADLLDDCDDLPAGTRVVLDPVLACAARGLEPCEGCAAGATNRCSRITVGDLSAGLQTGFCHDTGGGWGQQLAAHRSQLHAVPEAWSDTRALLVEPLACAVHTALRAGVVEGDRVLVSGAGAVGLLATLALRELTPAAEIVVVAKHAPPARAGPGPGGHRRGGAARGAAPRPPRTGAFALRPTLSSAYLLGGVDVAVDAVGSKQSLETSLQATRAGGRVVLSGMPQPADLSAAWFRELEVVGTYASAHREPGGRSAFETALALGGHDALGPVADTVATYPLHRWREALDHAHSTGRLGTVKVALDPRRTA encoded by the coding sequence ATGGAGCAGGCACCGTCCGGGTCGGTCGCCGAGAGGCTGGCGGGCAGCCACGTCCTGCTCACCGGGGTCACCGGCTTCGTCGGCGAGGCCCTGCTGCACCTGCTCCTCGAGGAGGTGCCCGGCGTGCGGGTCAGCGTGCTGGTGCGGCCCAAGGGGTCGACCAGCGGCACCGCACGGGTCGCCCGGATGCTGGAGAAGCCGGTCTTCGCCGCAGCGGTCGAGGCGGCCGGCGACGTCGACGCGCTGCTCGCGGCGCGGGTCCGCGTGGTGGAGGGCGACCTCGTCGACGTGCCCGACCTGCCCGGGGACCTCGATGCCGTCGTGCACTGCGCCGGCGACGTCAGCTTCGACCCACCGGTCGACGAGGCGTTCGCCACCAACGTCGTGGGCACCCGCGACCTGCTGGAGCGCGTGGCGGCCGCCGGACGCGAGGGCGGGCGCGAGGTGCACTACCTGCACGTCTCGACGGCGTACGTCGCCGGGCGGCGCCGCGGCCACGTGCCGGAGGCGCCGGTCGAGCACGACGTCGACCTGGAGGCCGAGCTGGCGTGGGGCCTGGCCCAGCGCCGCGAGACCGAGCACCGCAGCCGCAGCGCCGACGTGCTGGAGGAGGCGCGCAAGCGGGCCGAGAAGGCCCACTCCCGGGCCGGGCTGCTGACTGCCGCCACCGCCAGCGAGCAGGCCCGGCGCGAGTGGGTGGGCGCCGAGCTGGTGCGGGTCGGGACCGAGCGGGCGCGCAGCCTGGGCTGGACCGATTGCTACACCTTCACCAAGGCGCTGGGCGAGCGGGTGGTCGAGGCGCACGCCCGCGCCGGTCACCGGGTCACGGTGCTGCGCCCCAGCATCATCGAGTCGGCGCTGGAGCGTCCGCACCCGGGGTGGATCGAGGGCTTCAAGATGGCCGAGCCGCTGATCCTGGCCTACGGGCGCGGGGAGCTGCCGGAGTTCCCGGCCGCTGCCGACACGATCGTCGACATCGTGCCGGTCGACCACGTGGTCTCCGCGATCGTGGCGGCGCTCGCGCACCCGCCGGAGCCGGGCGAGGCGGCGTACCTGCACGTCTGCTCCGGCGACCGCAACCCGCTGACCTTCAGCGAGCTCTACGCCCACGTGCGCGCCTACTTCGACGAGCACCCCTTCGAGGTCGGCGACCGGGGTGCGGCCCGACTGCCCGACTGGCGCTTCCCCGGGGCGGCCTCGGTCGACCGGCTGCTGACCACCAGCGAGCGGGCCTTCAAGGTCGCCGACTACGTCGTGGGCCACGCCCCGCGCAGCGACCGCACCCGCTCGGTGGCCCGCGAGCTCGACCGGCGCGGGCGCCGCCTCGACTTCCTGCGCCGCTACCTGACGCTCTACCAGGAGTACGCCCAGGCGGAGCTGCGCTTCTCCGACGACCGGACCTCGGCCCTGCGCGGCCGGCTCTCGCCCGAGGACCAGCGCACCTTCGCCTTCGACACCGCCGCCGTCGACTGGCACACCTACCTGCGCGAGGTGCACTGCCCGGCCGTGACCGCGCCGGTGCGGCGCCTCGACGAGCTGCGCGCCCGCCGCCAGGGGACGGCCCGGGGGCGCAGCGCCGGCGGGGCCCGGCTGCCCGAGGTCGGGGGCCGCGAGGCGGCCGACCCCGCGCGGGTGGCGGCCTTCTTCGACATGGACGGCACCCTGCTCTCCTCCAACGTCATCGAGACCTTCCTGTGGCTGCGTCTGCAGGAGCTCGACGGCGCCGGTCGCTTCGCCGAGCTGGTGCGGGTGGCGTCGCGGGTGCCCGCGCTGGTGCGGGCCGAGCGCCGCGAGCGCAGCGCGTTCCTGCGCGCGGTCTACCGCGACTACGAGGGGGCCCGGCTCGCCGACCTCGAGGCGGTGGCCGACGAGCTGCTCGGCGACCACGTGCTCTCGCGCCTGGCCCCGGCCGCCGTACGACGGGTGCGCGAGCACCGGCGCGCCGGGCACCGCACGGTGCTGATCACCGGAGCGGTCCGGCCGCTGACCCGTCCGCTGGCGCCGCTCTTCGACCACGTGGAGGCCGCCGAGCTGGCCACCGACGCCGACGGCGTGTGCACCGGGCACCTGGCCGGGTCGCCGCTGGTGGGGGAGTCCCGCGCCGCGTTCATGCGCGACTGGGCGGCCCGCCACGACGTCGACCTCGCCCGCTCCTACGCCTACGCCGACTCCCACTCCGACCTGCCGCTGCTGGCCGCCGCCGGCCACCCGGTGGCGGTGCGCCCCGACGTGCCGCTCTACCGCCACGCGCGCCGGCACCACTGGACCATCGTCGACTGGGCCAGCCCGGCCACCCCGGCCGGAGCCTCAACCCCGCGGGGTCGCGCCGATGATGCTGGCCCTGGAGATGTTCCGCTCGGTGCCGCGCACGGTCGCGGGCCGGGCGGTGGGCTCGCGCGCGCCCGGCGCCTCTCCGGCTTCGCGGCGCCGCTGCGGCTGGTGACGACCGAGCCGCCGGTCGTGCGGCGCCCGGGCTGGGCCCGGCTGCGCACCCGGCTCAGCGGCATCTGCGGCTCCGACCTCTCGATGCTCTCGGGGCGCACCAGCCTCTACTTCTCCGCGGTCGTGTCGCTGCCGTTCGTGCCGGGCCACGAGGTGGTCGCCGACCTGCTCGACGACTGCGACGACCTGCCGGCCGGCACCCGGGTCGTGCTGGACCCGGTGCTGGCGTGCGCCGCCCGCGGCCTCGAGCCCTGCGAGGGCTGCGCCGCGGGAGCCACGAACAGGTGCTCGCGGATCACCGTCGGCGACCTCTCCGCCGGCCTGCAGACCGGGTTCTGCCACGACACCGGCGGCGGCTGGGGACAGCAGCTCGCGGCGCACCGCAGCCAGCTGCACGCCGTGCCCGAGGCGTGGTCGGACACCCGCGCGCTGCTCGTCGAGCCGCTGGCCTGCGCGGTGCACACGGCGCTGCGCGCCGGCGTCGTCGAGGGCGACCGGGTCCTGGTCAGCGGGGCCGGGGCCGTCGGCCTGCTCGCCACCCTCGCCCTGCGCGAGCTGACCCCGGCCGCCGAGATCGTGGTGGTCGCCAAGCACGCCCCACCAGCGCGAGCTGGCCCTGGCCCTGGGGGCCACCGACGTGGTGGCGCCGCGCGAGGTGCTGCGCCGCGTCCGCCGCGCACCGGCGCGTTCGCGCTGCGGCCCACGCTGTCCTCGGCGTACCTGCTCGGCGGGGTCGACGTCGCCGTCGACGCGGTCGGCTCCAAGCAGTCGCTGGAGACGTCGCTGCAGGCGACCCGGGCCGGAGGACGCGTCGTGCTCTCGGGCATGCCCCAGCCCGCCGACCTGTCGGCCGCCTGGTTCCGCGAGCTCGAGGTCGTCGGCACCTACGCCTCGGCGCACCGCGAGCCCGGGGGGCGCAGCGCCTTCGAGACGGCGCTCGCCCTCGGCGGCCACGACGCCCTCGGCCCGGTCGCCGACACGGTGGCGACCTACCCGCTGCACCGCTGGCGCGAGGCGCTGGACCACGCCCACTCGACCGGTCGCCTCGGCACGGTCAAGGTGGCACTCGACCCCAGGAGAACCGCATGA
- a CDS encoding DUF4331 domain-containing protein, with protein sequence MSSHREAPEISKDPVADSTDVYAFRSPANPGNVVLIANFIPLQKPDSGPNFFEFGDDVLYEIHVSNKGTAQADISYQFKFKTKVRNNRTFLYNTGPISDIDDETWNRPQSYSVKRVKGNDTTTLGSNLPCPPVNVGKRSTPDYAKLAGQAVHQLPRGRKVFAGQRADAFWVDLGSIFDLGALRPFNEAHLIPMGAMDGINSVQSFNVHTIAIEVPIDELTRDGSTPSDPMSATSTIGVWATASRRTSRVFNKKTGTYRDFGKWRQVSRLGNPLFNEVVVPMAEKDLWNSREPSGDSKYQKFVYKPELAGLLPVLYPGVFPNLAAYDKQRADLHAILLTGIPEGVVPGFQNYTGPVPSDMLRLNVAIPPSDDPNPLGLVGGDPAGFPNGRRLEDNVTTIEIRAVAGLTIPLVDPSFTPDDAAAAVEDGSEYTNSPLLGEFPYLGLPGGGYQTEPGTTQAS encoded by the coding sequence ATGTCCTCCCACCGCGAAGCCCCCGAGATCTCCAAGGACCCCGTCGCCGACAGCACGGACGTCTACGCCTTCCGCAGCCCGGCCAACCCGGGCAACGTCGTGCTGATCGCCAACTTCATCCCGCTGCAGAAGCCCGACTCCGGACCGAACTTCTTCGAGTTCGGCGACGACGTGCTCTACGAGATCCACGTCTCGAACAAGGGCACCGCCCAGGCCGACATCAGCTACCAGTTCAAGTTCAAGACGAAGGTGCGCAACAACCGCACGTTCCTCTACAACACCGGCCCGATCTCCGACATCGACGACGAGACCTGGAACCGGCCGCAGAGCTACTCGGTCAAGCGGGTCAAGGGCAACGACACCACGACCCTGGGCAGCAACCTGCCCTGCCCGCCCGTCAACGTCGGCAAGCGCTCGACCCCCGACTACGCCAAGCTCGCCGGCCAGGCGGTGCACCAGCTGCCCCGCGGGCGCAAGGTCTTCGCCGGCCAGCGCGCCGACGCGTTCTGGGTCGACCTGGGCAGCATCTTCGACCTCGGCGCGCTGCGTCCCTTCAACGAGGCGCACCTGATCCCGATGGGTGCCATGGACGGCATCAACTCGGTGCAGTCCTTCAACGTGCACACGATCGCCATCGAGGTGCCGATCGACGAGCTCACCCGCGACGGCTCGACGCCCTCGGACCCGATGTCGGCCACGTCGACCATCGGCGTGTGGGCCACCGCCAGCCGCCGCACGTCGCGGGTCTTCAACAAGAAGACCGGCACCTACCGCGACTTCGGCAAGTGGCGCCAGGTCTCGCGCCTGGGCAACCCGCTGTTCAACGAGGTCGTGGTGCCGATGGCCGAGAAGGACCTCTGGAACAGCCGCGAGCCCTCGGGCGACAGCAAGTACCAGAAGTTCGTCTACAAGCCCGAGCTCGCCGGCCTGCTGCCGGTGCTCTACCCGGGCGTGTTCCCGAACCTCGCGGCCTACGACAAGCAGCGCGCCGACCTGCACGCGATCCTGCTCACCGGCATCCCCGAGGGGGTCGTGCCCGGCTTCCAGAACTACACCGGCCCGGTGCCCTCGGACATGCTGCGCCTCAACGTCGCCATCCCGCCCAGCGACGACCCCAACCCGCTGGGGCTCGTGGGCGGCGACCCGGCCGGCTTCCCCAACGGCCGCCGCCTGGAGGACAACGTCACCACGATCGAGATCCGCGCCGTCGCCGGCCTGACGATCCCGCTCGTCGACCCCTCCTTCACCCCCGACGACGCCGCCGCCGCGGTCGAGGACGGCTCGGAGTACACCAACTCGCCGCTGCTGGGCGAGTTCCCCTACCTCGGTCTGCCTGGTGGCGGGTACCAGACCGAGCCCGGCACGACGCAGGCGTCGTGA
- a CDS encoding peroxiredoxin produces the protein MSQHDLERRGLTLGGPAPDFTLRDQFGQDVTLSSYRGVKAVAILFYPYAFSGVCTSEMAGVRDRLAEFMTFDTEVLAISCDPMFALRAFADADGLNFPLLSDFWPHGEVSRAYDVLDEAVGAPRRSSYVVDKQGLVRWAVHNANPEGRDLDEHLRQLTALA, from the coding sequence GTGAGCCAGCACGACCTCGAGCGCCGCGGGCTCACGCTGGGCGGACCCGCCCCCGACTTCACCCTGCGCGACCAATTCGGCCAGGACGTCACGCTGTCGTCCTACCGGGGCGTCAAGGCGGTCGCGATCCTCTTCTACCCCTACGCCTTCTCGGGCGTGTGCACCAGCGAGATGGCCGGCGTGCGCGACCGGCTGGCCGAGTTCATGACCTTCGACACCGAGGTCCTGGCGATCTCCTGCGACCCGATGTTCGCGCTGCGCGCCTTCGCCGACGCCGACGGGCTGAACTTCCCGCTGCTCTCCGACTTCTGGCCGCACGGCGAGGTCTCGCGCGCCTACGACGTCCTGGACGAGGCCGTGGGGGCCCCGCGCCGCTCGTCGTACGTCGTGGACAAGCAGGGGCTGGTGCGCTGGGCGGTGCACAACGCCAACCCCGAGGGGCGCGACCTCGACGAGCACCTGCGCCAGCTCACCGCGCTGGCCTGA